In Hymenobacter sublimis, a single genomic region encodes these proteins:
- a CDS encoding DUF5916 domain-containing protein, translating into MNCCRVFLLACLLFVCGALQAQTPTPPAAATVATAAATPAPKRQLQAVRITEAIKLDGQLDEAIWQQAPIATDFIQNRPNPGPHEKHPTEVRILYDDANLYIGAVMHDVAQDSIMRELSPRDDAGNTDFFGIFLDTYHDKINGYGFIVTTGGVQMDSRYSPAGGEDFNWNAVWDARTSMRGTDWIAELRIPYSAIRFSNASEQLWGLNFMRQRKRDNQAFFWNEVKPAVDGFVNQWGELRGLRDIKPPLRLSLTPYVSAYVNHYPYNEQGTRNTSTSFNGGADVKWGINESFTLDATLVPDFGQVQSDNQVLNLSPFEVQFQENRQFFTEGTELFNKGNLFYSRRVGATPIGFGNVDGQLRQGERGPDGQRRPGEAVVSNPGVTRLLNATKVSGRTKQGLGIGVFNALSNDVYATVRDSVNGQQREVLTQPFSNYNIMVLDQSLKNNSYVSLINTNVTRWGSTYDANVTGGLFRFANKKNAYAIDGRLVYSRRRGTVFGSEQQIDDQDGYKYQIGVSKISGNFTWQVGQGIESDKYNPNDLGILFGNNNISQFVNFSYNKYKPFWKVNNFYSWWSLNHSLLYKPTRYQNANIAAGFNSTFTKNFLTVGANFDANPVTHDYYEPRQYPLGDYYVRVPANVNLGGFASSDYRKKLAWDVNAGVRWYAQDERLVRPRRMGYGWAISPRYRVNNQLNFRYSLDWNLRQNQIGYVNGDLNTSLPDDADFRRNYPTDVLLGRRRVLTVTNTLSGAYTFNNRMSFTIRTRHYTSTVTYRDFARLGTNGQETLVDYRRNRDNTFNAFNVDAVYSWWFAPGSQVSIVWKNASSSFLEANEATPLYFNNLNNTINTPHNNNVSIKILYYLDYLMLKRLGSRS; encoded by the coding sequence GTGAATTGCTGCCGTGTGTTCCTGCTGGCTTGCCTGCTCTTCGTTTGCGGCGCTTTGCAAGCCCAAACTCCCACTCCTCCCGCGGCCGCTACCGTAGCCACGGCGGCTGCCACGCCCGCGCCCAAGCGCCAGCTGCAAGCCGTGCGCATTACGGAGGCCATTAAGCTCGACGGGCAGCTCGACGAAGCCATCTGGCAGCAGGCCCCCATTGCTACCGATTTTATTCAGAACCGGCCCAACCCCGGCCCCCACGAAAAACACCCCACGGAAGTGCGCATCCTCTATGATGACGCCAACCTCTACATCGGGGCCGTGATGCACGATGTCGCTCAGGACTCCATCATGCGGGAGCTTTCCCCGCGCGACGATGCCGGCAATACCGATTTCTTCGGCATCTTTCTGGATACCTACCACGACAAAATCAACGGCTACGGCTTCATCGTGACGACGGGCGGCGTGCAGATGGATTCGCGCTACTCCCCGGCCGGAGGCGAAGATTTCAACTGGAATGCCGTGTGGGACGCGCGCACCAGCATGCGCGGCACCGACTGGATTGCCGAACTGCGCATTCCCTACTCCGCAATCCGCTTCAGCAACGCTTCCGAGCAGCTTTGGGGCCTCAACTTCATGCGCCAGCGCAAGCGCGACAACCAGGCATTTTTCTGGAACGAAGTAAAGCCTGCCGTGGATGGCTTCGTGAACCAGTGGGGCGAACTGCGGGGCTTGCGCGACATCAAGCCCCCGCTGCGCCTCTCGCTCACGCCCTACGTCTCGGCCTATGTGAATCACTACCCCTACAACGAGCAAGGAACCCGCAATACCAGCACCAGCTTCAACGGCGGGGCCGACGTGAAGTGGGGCATCAACGAGAGCTTCACCCTGGACGCTACACTGGTGCCCGACTTTGGGCAGGTGCAGAGCGACAACCAGGTGCTGAACCTCTCGCCCTTCGAGGTGCAGTTTCAGGAAAACCGCCAGTTTTTCACCGAAGGCACGGAGCTGTTCAACAAGGGCAACCTGTTTTATTCTCGCCGCGTGGGCGCTACCCCCATCGGGTTTGGCAACGTAGATGGGCAGTTGCGCCAGGGCGAAAGGGGCCCGGATGGGCAGCGCCGGCCGGGTGAGGCCGTGGTGAGCAACCCCGGCGTGACGCGCCTGCTCAACGCCACCAAAGTATCGGGCCGCACCAAGCAGGGGCTAGGCATTGGGGTGTTCAACGCCCTGAGCAACGACGTGTACGCCACCGTGCGCGACTCCGTGAACGGGCAGCAGCGGGAGGTGCTCACCCAACCGTTCAGCAACTACAACATCATGGTGCTGGACCAGAGCCTGAAGAACAACTCCTACGTCTCGCTCATCAACACCAACGTCACGCGCTGGGGTAGCACCTACGACGCCAACGTAACCGGCGGCTTGTTCCGCTTCGCCAACAAAAAGAACGCCTACGCCATTGACGGGCGGCTGGTGTACTCGCGGCGGCGCGGCACCGTGTTCGGCTCCGAGCAGCAGATTGACGACCAGGACGGCTACAAGTACCAGATTGGGGTCAGCAAAATCAGCGGCAACTTTACCTGGCAGGTAGGGCAGGGCATTGAGTCGGACAAGTACAACCCCAACGACCTCGGCATTCTGTTCGGCAACAACAACATCAGCCAGTTCGTCAATTTCAGCTATAACAAGTACAAGCCCTTCTGGAAGGTCAACAACTTTTACTCCTGGTGGAGCCTGAACCACTCCCTACTCTACAAGCCCACGCGCTACCAGAACGCCAACATTGCGGCCGGCTTTAACAGCACCTTCACCAAGAACTTTCTGACGGTAGGGGCCAACTTCGACGCTAACCCCGTCACGCACGACTACTACGAGCCGCGCCAGTACCCGCTGGGCGACTACTACGTGCGCGTACCGGCCAATGTCAACCTGGGCGGCTTTGCCTCCTCTGACTACCGCAAGAAGCTGGCCTGGGACGTGAATGCCGGGGTGCGCTGGTACGCCCAGGATGAGCGCCTCGTGCGTCCCCGCCGCATGGGCTACGGCTGGGCCATTTCGCCCCGCTACCGAGTGAACAATCAGTTGAACTTCCGTTACTCCCTCGACTGGAACCTGCGCCAAAACCAAATCGGCTACGTGAACGGCGACCTGAATACCAGCCTGCCCGATGACGCCGACTTCCGCCGCAACTACCCCACCGACGTGCTGCTGGGCCGCCGCCGGGTACTCACGGTGACCAACACGCTGTCGGGGGCCTATACCTTCAACAACCGCATGTCGTTTACTATTCGCACGCGCCACTACACCAGCACGGTTACCTACCGCGACTTCGCTCGCCTGGGCACGAACGGGCAGGAAACGCTGGTGGACTACCGCCGCAACCGCGACAACACGTTCAACGCCTTCAACGTGGACGCGGTGTACTCCTGGTGGTTTGCGCCCGGCTCGCAGGTTAGCATCGTCTGGAAAAACGCCAGCTCCAGTTTCCTGGAGGCCAACGAGGCTACCCCGCTCTACTTCAACAACCTGAACAACACCATCAATACGCCCCACAACAACAACGTGTCTATCAAAATCCTCTACTACCTCGACTACCTGATGCTCAAGCGCCTGGGCTCCCGGTCCTGA
- a CDS encoding dioxygenase family protein yields the protein MERKNFLKSLFVGAVSAPAVLAACGKESDAVTPTTTGTTGGTTGTTGTSSCAVAPTETEGPFPTKVPASYVRSDITDGRTGYKMTAKITITNTNNNCAALAGALVDIWHCDAEGNYSEYGGSGMQSINYTGVHFLRGRQTTDSNGQVTFTSIFPGWYSGRATHIHVHVYAANGTSLKITQIAFPEGTGSAVAAVNGYKKGLSGYTTNATDNVFRDGVSQELATVTGNTTDGFQLAISFGVAA from the coding sequence ATGGAACGCAAGAATTTTCTGAAAAGCTTATTTGTAGGAGCCGTTTCGGCGCCGGCGGTACTGGCCGCGTGCGGCAAAGAGTCGGACGCCGTGACGCCCACTACCACGGGCACTACCGGCGGCACCACGGGTACAACCGGTACCAGCAGCTGCGCCGTGGCGCCCACCGAAACGGAGGGCCCGTTCCCGACCAAAGTGCCCGCTTCTTACGTGCGCAGCGACATCACTGACGGCCGCACCGGCTACAAGATGACGGCCAAAATCACCATCACGAACACCAATAACAACTGCGCGGCTCTGGCCGGAGCCTTAGTCGACATCTGGCACTGCGACGCCGAGGGCAACTACTCCGAGTACGGAGGCAGCGGCATGCAATCCATCAACTACACGGGCGTGCACTTCCTGCGCGGCCGCCAAACCACCGACAGCAACGGGCAGGTAACGTTTACCTCCATCTTTCCCGGCTGGTACTCGGGCCGCGCTACCCACATTCATGTGCACGTGTATGCGGCCAACGGCACCTCCCTGAAAATAACTCAAATTGCTTTTCCCGAAGGCACTGGCTCGGCCGTGGCCGCCGTGAATGGCTACAAAAAAGGCCTGTCAGGCTACACCACCAACGCCACCGACAACGTCTTCCGCGACGGCGTGAGCCAGGAGCTGGCCACCGTAACCGGCAACACCACCGACGGATTCCAGTTGGCAATCAGTTTCGGGGTAGCCGCCTAG
- a CDS encoding BlaI/MecI/CopY family transcriptional regulator → MSKSSLPKPTESELEILQVLWQHGPSTVRFVNDELSQKRDVGYTTTLKLLQLMLDKGLVLRDDDSKTHVYRAAVREEETQGLLLDKFVESAFGGSAMKLVMQALGNRRTSREELAQIRRLLNDIEIQNDTTPPSTDDAR, encoded by the coding sequence ATGAGTAAATCCTCCCTTCCTAAACCTACTGAATCGGAGCTGGAAATCCTGCAGGTGCTCTGGCAGCACGGCCCGAGTACCGTTCGGTTCGTGAACGACGAGCTCAGCCAGAAGCGCGACGTGGGCTACACTACCACGCTCAAACTGCTCCAGCTCATGCTTGACAAGGGCTTGGTGCTGCGCGACGACGACAGCAAAACCCACGTGTACCGCGCCGCCGTGCGCGAGGAAGAAACCCAAGGATTGCTGCTCGATAAGTTCGTGGAATCGGCCTTCGGGGGCTCGGCCATGAAGCTGGTCATGCAGGCCCTGGGCAACCGGCGCACGTCCCGCGAGGAGCTAGCCCAAATCCGGCGCCTGCTCAACGACATCGAGATTCAAAACGACACTACCCCACCTTCAACCGATGACGCCCGATGA
- a CDS encoding pirin family protein has protein sequence MSKHTPGRIYLADQHGQLRTPQSSRTSVLSFDGFTDEQRPAAGHLLAFNEETLAGGQHVVLPAPEAAYLILLPLTGEICLAGSSSEAKCAQVEEVVVSWLPAGATLHLTNPYDAEPVSFLHIWVAAGQQTSRTAAVFPYTFEQLENALVEVVPRAAELPQPLGLPFSLSLGRFAGRQEALYCPAQTGTLVFAYVLAGAFEAEGRLLHAKDGLALWQAAEVELEALSNNALVVVLEVLT, from the coding sequence ATGAGCAAGCACACTCCCGGCCGCATCTACCTCGCCGATCAGCACGGCCAGCTACGTACGCCCCAATCCAGTCGCACCAGCGTGTTGTCCTTTGATGGCTTTACGGATGAGCAGCGCCCTGCCGCGGGCCACCTGCTGGCCTTCAATGAGGAAACGCTGGCCGGCGGGCAGCACGTAGTCTTGCCCGCTCCCGAAGCGGCCTACCTCATTCTGCTGCCCCTAACCGGCGAAATCTGTTTGGCTGGCTCCTCCAGCGAGGCAAAGTGCGCGCAGGTGGAGGAGGTTGTGGTGAGTTGGCTACCGGCCGGCGCTACCCTGCACCTCACCAACCCCTACGATGCGGAGCCAGTAAGCTTTCTGCACATCTGGGTGGCGGCGGGGCAGCAAACCAGCCGAACCGCGGCCGTATTCCCCTACACCTTTGAACAGCTTGAAAACGCACTGGTCGAGGTAGTGCCCCGCGCTGCTGAGCTGCCGCAGCCGTTGGGGCTGCCATTTTCCCTGAGCCTGGGGCGCTTTGCCGGTCGGCAGGAGGCCCTGTACTGCCCCGCGCAAACCGGTACGCTGGTTTTCGCCTATGTGCTGGCCGGTGCCTTTGAGGCCGAGGGCCGGTTGTTGCACGCCAAGGACGGCCTCGCCCTCTGGCAAGCAGCCGAAGTAGAATTGGAGGCCCTCAGCAACAACGCCCTGGTTGTGGTGCTGGAAGTCTTGACCTAA
- the meaB gene encoding methylmalonyl Co-A mutase-associated GTPase MeaB, giving the protein MAKRFSVSEYTDGILAGNRVLLSRAITLVESTLSSDQALAQQVLDAVLPHAGRSVRVGITGVPGVGKSTFIEALGLHLVREQGRRLAVLAVDPSSQRSGGSILGDKTRMNELAAHPQAFIRPSPAGRSLGGVTRSTREALMLCEAAGHDVIFVETVGVGQSETAVHGMVDFFLLLMLAGAGDELQGIKKGIMEMADAVTITKADGGNEQAARRARREYQNALHLFPLAPSAWSPVVTTSSALSGAGVPEVWAVIEQYVQQTQASGYFQRHRQEQNLHWLHETIREALETRFYARPDVATHLPSLRQQVMDGRKSAFGAAEELLGL; this is encoded by the coding sequence ATGGCCAAGCGCTTTTCCGTTTCTGAATACACCGACGGCATCCTGGCGGGCAACCGCGTGCTGCTCAGCCGCGCCATTACCCTGGTGGAAAGCACCCTGTCCTCCGACCAGGCCCTGGCCCAGCAGGTGCTGGATGCAGTGTTGCCCCACGCCGGTCGCTCGGTACGGGTGGGTATCACGGGGGTGCCAGGGGTAGGAAAAAGCACGTTTATTGAGGCCCTGGGCCTGCACTTGGTACGGGAGCAAGGCAGACGCCTGGCCGTGCTGGCCGTTGACCCCAGCTCCCAGCGTAGCGGCGGCAGCATCCTCGGCGACAAAACCCGCATGAACGAGTTGGCTGCGCACCCCCAGGCGTTTATTCGGCCCTCGCCCGCCGGCCGCAGCCTGGGCGGCGTTACGCGCAGCACCCGCGAGGCCCTGATGCTCTGTGAGGCGGCGGGCCACGACGTTATTTTTGTGGAAACCGTGGGCGTGGGCCAGAGCGAGACGGCCGTGCACGGCATGGTTGATTTTTTCTTGCTGCTGATGCTGGCCGGGGCCGGCGACGAGCTGCAGGGCATCAAGAAAGGCATCATGGAAATGGCCGACGCCGTGACCATCACCAAGGCCGACGGCGGCAACGAGCAGGCCGCCCGCCGGGCCCGCCGGGAGTACCAGAACGCCCTGCACCTATTTCCGCTGGCCCCCAGCGCCTGGAGCCCGGTGGTTACCACCAGCTCGGCCCTGTCGGGGGCAGGCGTGCCGGAGGTGTGGGCTGTGATAGAGCAGTACGTGCAGCAGACCCAGGCCAGCGGTTACTTCCAGCGCCACCGCCAGGAGCAGAACCTGCACTGGCTCCACGAAACCATCCGCGAGGCCCTGGAAACCCGCTTCTATGCCCGCCCCGACGTAGCCACCCACCTTCCCTCCCTGCGCCAACAGGTCATGGATGGGCGTAAGTCGGCTTTTGGCGCGGCCGAGGAGCTGCTAGGCCTGTAG
- the folB gene encoding dihydroneopterin aldolase — MGQIALEGMEFFAFHGYYDEEQKIGNKYGVDLYIDTDLHAAGASDQLRETVNYEVLYRVVAEEMSAPARLLEHLGHRVLDRVLEEFPYIDGVRVSVSKFNPPLGGICHRARITLERRR; from the coding sequence ATGGGCCAGATTGCACTGGAAGGCATGGAGTTCTTTGCCTTCCACGGATACTACGACGAAGAGCAGAAGATTGGCAACAAGTATGGCGTCGACCTGTACATCGACACGGACTTGCACGCGGCCGGCGCTTCCGACCAACTGCGGGAAACGGTTAACTACGAAGTGCTTTACCGAGTAGTAGCCGAGGAAATGAGTGCCCCGGCCCGCTTGTTAGAGCATTTAGGCCACCGAGTATTGGACCGGGTACTGGAAGAATTTCCCTACATCGACGGGGTGCGGGTAAGTGTCTCGAAATTTAATCCGCCCTTGGGAGGCATCTGCCACCGGGCCCGTATCACGCTGGAGCGGCGACGTTAA
- a CDS encoding DUF5723 family protein, with amino-acid sequence MGKKFTSLLTACLLASTLPLYAQNELSNFTATGRGGVATTFASDYQAIGINPANLGRVGGSTVAFTIGEFGAGAGSQSLTRQQLRKFIFDTGQRLTLTDKQELARAFTSDNALNFNADATTLALAVQLPVIGGIAISNRVRSAGHVALNQTAAEIAFLGRDAPIYTSASAGNLPLVTEALAGTDLQLAVMNEFNLAWGTRVLDLPLLQVSAGAGYRYIQGVGIVDIRVQPGSLRAYSSMSPVFDLNYGDMVNDPSFNLRNGGSGLQPVGKGHGFDLGLAVEAGKAVRLGVAVTDIGHMTWEGNLLTANDQKLKQLKSEGIGSYNFIKEAAEIFATGTDSLFTYQTGQERRAELPTKLRAGAGLRISEFFEAGLDVTLPLNNVAGNITTPFIGAGLDYKPTRWLRLSSGVTGGAGYGISVPLGLTLATKVYEAGISTRDVAGLLTSENPYLSVAAGFLRFKLGGKTQ; translated from the coding sequence ATGGGCAAAAAATTTACCTCGCTTCTCACGGCCTGCCTGCTGGCTAGCACGCTGCCGCTCTACGCCCAGAACGAGCTGAGCAACTTTACGGCCACGGGGCGCGGGGGCGTGGCTACCACTTTTGCCTCCGACTACCAAGCCATTGGCATCAACCCCGCCAACCTGGGGCGGGTAGGAGGCTCCACGGTGGCCTTTACCATTGGTGAGTTTGGGGCGGGAGCCGGTTCTCAGTCGCTCACGCGTCAGCAGCTGCGCAAGTTTATCTTCGACACCGGCCAGCGCCTTACCCTCACCGACAAGCAGGAACTGGCCCGTGCCTTCACGTCTGACAACGCGCTAAACTTCAACGCCGATGCCACTACCCTGGCCTTGGCCGTGCAACTACCGGTAATAGGAGGTATTGCCATCAGCAACCGGGTGCGTAGCGCCGGGCACGTGGCCCTTAACCAGACTGCCGCCGAAATTGCCTTTCTAGGTCGCGACGCCCCCATTTATACCTCCGCCAGTGCCGGCAACTTGCCCCTGGTTACGGAAGCGCTGGCCGGTACCGATTTGCAACTGGCCGTGATGAACGAGTTTAACCTAGCCTGGGGTACGCGCGTGCTCGATTTGCCGTTGCTGCAGGTGTCGGCGGGGGCGGGCTACCGCTACATTCAGGGCGTGGGCATTGTCGATATTCGGGTGCAGCCGGGCAGCCTGCGTGCTTACAGCTCCATGTCGCCGGTGTTCGACCTCAACTACGGCGACATGGTCAATGACCCCAGCTTTAACCTGCGCAACGGCGGGAGCGGCCTGCAACCCGTGGGCAAAGGCCACGGCTTCGACCTCGGGCTGGCCGTGGAAGCGGGCAAGGCCGTGCGGCTGGGCGTAGCCGTGACGGACATCGGCCACATGACCTGGGAAGGCAACCTGCTCACGGCCAACGACCAGAAGCTGAAGCAGCTAAAGTCGGAAGGCATTGGCTCTTACAACTTTATCAAGGAAGCAGCCGAAATCTTTGCTACCGGCACCGACAGCCTCTTTACGTATCAGACGGGGCAGGAGCGCCGGGCCGAGCTGCCCACCAAGCTGCGAGCGGGCGCGGGCCTGCGCATCAGCGAGTTTTTCGAGGCGGGCCTCGACGTGACCCTCCCCTTGAACAACGTGGCTGGCAACATCACTACCCCCTTCATCGGGGCGGGCCTCGATTACAAGCCCACCCGCTGGCTGCGCCTGAGCAGCGGCGTAACGGGCGGCGCCGGCTACGGCATCAGCGTCCCCCTGGGCCTCACGCTGGCCACCAAAGTCTACGAAGCTGGCATCAGCACCCGCGACGTAGCCGGCCTGCTTACCTCCGAAAATCCCTACCTCTCCGTCGCTGCTGGCTTCCTCCGTTTCAAGCTCGGCGGCAAAACGCAGTAG
- a CDS encoding M56 family metallopeptidase: MNWLEQLLPPALVRALGWTLVHSLWQGAVVALALAGLLLLLRQHSAEVRYRTAALGLLVLLLLAGVTFGRYYTAAYVEAVPTVASYLSGENQAAALASELPVAASAAAAPTASGSQRAVAAVAAPAAPTGLQAWLAYFDQNLPVLVAAWLLGLLAMTLRLLGGLAYVQRLRRYRVQPLPQEWQERLAALATRAGLQQPVELLESALVRVPVVVGHLRPVVLLPLGTVTGLSTAYLEAILAHELAHVQRRDYLMNLLQSVAETLFFYHPAVWFITACLRTERENCCDDAATALVGGNPLTVARALAALAELSVAPEPVNQFALSALGPDGSVLGRIRRLVQGRTAPTFSEGFMAACVVLGGLVLLTSAVAMADPRPATGSDSDGGSLSRLPFLDAAVDTTRKKGEVASEFVVPEADLLKPLPLQVEVAAEVPDATAEVVDIVAEVPEVPAAPLAFASAQDDDDDDDKGKKRRKRTQQVVVVQEPRRGRPGTVVIEKDKKGRITNLTVDGEQVDTGTTSKKKSKGTARQVEVIRVPANGGSWSNNNFRFDDNFTRSFKLRSNGESGQNFTFHGPDAGDVIRLRRDAERVSADARRMLRENPQWRVEMGRSHDLWTEDHAQLRVRALQGAERSLQNTLRDADLTAEQRRQVSEQLALIQKQRQDAREDLRQELAEGRSASGGDEQRAAEAADRAREAEMRRHEAEMRRLEVEMRRHESEMRRHESEMRRVESDERRQESSATEEALRRELRKDGLITDDNNFQFSLNTTSLTVNGKKQSAALRDKYLKLVEKQTGRKLGPKSTFGINRQTSGTTTVDGQVAPPRPPRPPRAPRAPLAPAAPSVLAPAAPNAPLPPAPPKAPNANSDEVRAELRKDGLLGATEKAYQLQLNESGLTVNGQKQSAELAEKYRRLLDVPASNGGKTRSNIQISVSE, from the coding sequence ATGAACTGGCTTGAACAACTGCTGCCGCCCGCGCTGGTACGCGCCCTGGGCTGGACTTTAGTACACTCCTTGTGGCAGGGCGCCGTAGTGGCGCTGGCCCTAGCTGGCTTGCTGCTGCTCTTGCGCCAGCACAGCGCCGAGGTGCGCTACCGCACGGCCGCCCTGGGTTTGCTGGTGCTTCTGCTGCTGGCGGGCGTCACCTTCGGCCGCTACTATACTGCCGCCTACGTGGAGGCCGTGCCCACCGTGGCAAGCTACCTGTCCGGGGAAAACCAGGCCGCCGCACTGGCCAGCGAACTGCCAGTTGCCGCTAGCGCCGCGGCAGCGCCCACGGCCAGCGGCAGTCAACGGGCCGTTGCGGCAGTGGCTGCGCCGGCCGCACCCACGGGGCTGCAGGCCTGGCTGGCTTACTTTGATCAGAACTTGCCGGTGCTGGTAGCGGCCTGGCTGTTGGGCCTGCTGGCCATGACGCTGCGCCTGCTGGGTGGGCTGGCCTACGTGCAGCGCCTGCGCCGCTACCGGGTGCAGCCCCTGCCCCAGGAGTGGCAGGAGCGTTTGGCTGCGCTGGCTACCCGCGCCGGTTTGCAGCAACCCGTGGAACTGCTGGAATCGGCGCTGGTGCGGGTGCCGGTGGTGGTGGGGCATCTGCGGCCCGTGGTGCTGCTGCCGCTGGGCACAGTTACGGGCCTGAGCACGGCCTATCTGGAAGCTATTCTGGCTCACGAGCTGGCCCACGTGCAGCGCCGCGACTACCTAATGAACCTGTTGCAGTCGGTGGCCGAAACCCTATTCTTCTACCATCCGGCCGTGTGGTTTATTACGGCCTGCCTGCGCACGGAGCGCGAAAACTGCTGCGACGACGCCGCTACGGCCCTGGTAGGCGGCAACCCCCTAACGGTAGCCCGCGCCCTGGCCGCCCTGGCCGAATTGAGCGTGGCACCAGAGCCCGTGAATCAGTTTGCCCTGTCGGCCCTGGGGCCCGATGGCTCGGTGCTGGGCCGCATCCGGCGGCTGGTGCAGGGGCGCACGGCGCCTACCTTCTCCGAGGGCTTCATGGCGGCCTGCGTAGTGCTGGGCGGACTAGTGCTGCTAACCTCGGCCGTAGCCATGGCCGATCCGCGCCCGGCTACCGGCTCCGACTCAGATGGAGGTAGCCTCTCGCGCCTGCCCTTCCTAGACGCGGCCGTCGATACAACCCGCAAGAAGGGTGAAGTGGCCAGTGAGTTTGTGGTTCCGGAGGCCGACCTACTCAAGCCGCTGCCTCTACAGGTTGAGGTGGCCGCGGAAGTCCCGGACGCTACGGCAGAAGTAGTAGATATAGTTGCTGAGGTTCCGGAAGTGCCCGCCGCTCCGCTGGCTTTCGCCAGTGCTCAAGATGACGATGACGACGATGATAAGGGCAAAAAGCGCCGCAAGCGTACCCAGCAGGTAGTAGTGGTGCAGGAGCCCCGCCGCGGCCGGCCCGGCACGGTCGTTATCGAGAAAGACAAGAAAGGCCGCATCACCAACCTGACCGTCGACGGCGAGCAGGTGGACACTGGCACTACCAGCAAGAAGAAAAGCAAAGGCACTGCCCGCCAGGTAGAAGTAATTCGGGTGCCTGCCAACGGCGGGAGCTGGAGCAACAATAACTTCCGCTTCGACGACAATTTCACCCGTTCCTTCAAGCTGCGCTCCAACGGTGAATCGGGGCAGAATTTCACCTTCCACGGACCTGACGCGGGCGACGTAATCCGGCTGCGGCGCGATGCTGAGCGGGTTTCGGCTGATGCCCGCCGCATGCTGCGCGAAAATCCACAGTGGCGCGTAGAAATGGGCCGCAGCCATGACTTGTGGACCGAGGACCACGCCCAGCTACGGGTGCGGGCGCTGCAGGGCGCTGAGCGGTCCTTACAAAACACGCTGCGCGACGCTGACCTGACCGCCGAGCAGCGCCGGCAAGTGAGTGAGCAGCTGGCCCTGATTCAGAAGCAGCGCCAGGACGCCCGCGAAGATCTGCGCCAGGAACTGGCGGAAGGTCGCTCCGCATCTGGTGGCGACGAACAGCGCGCGGCGGAAGCCGCTGACCGGGCCCGGGAAGCTGAAATGCGCCGCCACGAGGCCGAAATGCGCCGACTAGAGGTAGAGATGCGTCGCCACGAGTCGGAAATGCGGCGGCATGAGTCGGAGATGCGCCGGGTGGAATCAGATGAGCGCCGCCAGGAAAGCAGCGCCACGGAAGAAGCCCTGCGCCGCGAGCTGCGCAAGGATGGCCTAATCACGGACGACAACAACTTTCAGTTCAGCCTTAACACCACCAGCCTCACGGTGAACGGCAAAAAACAGTCGGCTGCCCTGCGCGACAAATACCTGAAGCTGGTAGAAAAGCAAACCGGCCGCAAGCTGGGCCCCAAAAGCACGTTCGGCATCAACCGCCAAACCTCCGGCACTACCACCGTTGACGGCCAGGTAGCGCCGCCTCGCCCACCCCGGCCCCCGCGGGCTCCCCGGGCGCCGCTAGCCCCGGCGGCTCCTTCAGTGCTGGCTCCGGCCGCCCCGAACGCGCCCCTGCCGCCCGCCCCGCCGAAAGCTCCTAACGCCAACTCCGACGAGGTGCGCGCCGAGCTTCGCAAAGACGGCTTGCTGGGCGCTACCGAGAAAGCCTACCAGCTGCAGCTCAACGAGTCGGGCCTGACAGTGAACGGCCAGAAGCAGTCGGCGGAGCTAGCCGAAAAGTACCGCCGCTTGCTGGATGTCCCGGCCAGCAACGGCGGCAAAACCCGCAGCAACATTCAGATATCAGTAAGTGAGTAA